One Colias croceus chromosome 28, ilColCroc2.1 DNA window includes the following coding sequences:
- the LOC123703964 gene encoding uncharacterized protein LOC123703964 codes for MAVTVGLGDLNGISSDLSSVLGSEKLADSQNSDRLRDFYKKLIQTDAQIKRLKESLAHNYQTETDIKSISERFKRSMEDTVDFNNELNADSNKVHNNNDQYKNAIVYNAKELNKRGKRDNNTKLTGFVVQKEKYYVQYEPIVQRRNFPKCYHGHNGKYHEKKLKHPFYKNSQRLDEMLYQSDDGKTTIKDKANYKTTRKPQEDPRYRIKNNDYVEKDEDYNDVLDTLNFTIAKNFSDMSPDYFENKQVNIPQSTIESIFTQTKTPKDPNEKKFEFGRKLMQVNEEDEEALRYDDLKEVLADDQDTHDETDKQVERIKRNNDDNTPTNFMKTNPSPGIYNPNWKGPMPLYPDEINAMIKQAALHNLNIQVPVDTKDIKIEKDKAERDITDTEYVEDYLDDKYNKLVNMAQAYSDYGVLDAKQDMNSATTKGTEKPEEGMKVFSDVRNGRMKKGGIQYDPEGVRIEYKPGTVSQKNDIKCLLNSIRKHIRFVKPHKVVCPVTPHTRSTAADKVYTPAQTTDNVKTPNKEANKVIFTLKKPLRSLKSIDDEKKEVVKANDTNGFGEFLAMMADFFFSMANEPREIKGNATNFNVSKESTNIVNKSEILYPMYDSEMIENIGHRSRVLMSIDDNITATEENNKTNVALHNGTVANTTLTSVNGTNNTTSDNKTHENNKTVVKRSIGSNFIFWNDLYDDDEYGMKVDYLDNILRGKHAAKYNYKGALLKSKDWVQDKLKTMTDKIRDDINQKWKLVEDRKDQKKPNPNMLPHKIVNVRRMRSIDNNNGEDDVRKTFAILNANLKRVCKQAAEAVRNTRKIETRADNEEGTQATGLMQQLVRLMSDLVDIQVQQKTCAKLPPDLRDFLEWLTAPPENNPIVDNLPSLSEYSHMFPDGRFEKSTDLYDLPTLTEDTHQDDRTECLGSIRAVQDLIQQYDGMTDEDKSKMAGVREYLENQLEFLNRKLNSLNEYDTFNYKKREVRNKRSLKKPRFRRLLNKYLFYKTPDPTTTLKANTKTKHKHNKTKKHKKKYKKGKKEELIAKGPQKVKTEHEKLEEELKHLNNIDIVTKENVNKGFAEYNNDLNSQEDNINNGVYFNDKLDAIDTKVRNERNLRDVYFRALDEAKKTTVKKND; via the exons ATGGCGGTGACA GTCGGTCTAGGTGACCTAAATGGGATAAGCAGTGATCTGTCCAGTGTTTTGGGGTCTGAGAAATTGGCAGACAGCCAAAATAGCGACAGATTGAGAG ATTTCTATAAGAAACTAATACAAACCGACGCACAAATAAAACGACTCAAAGAATCACTAGCTCACAATTATCAAACAGAGACTGATATAAAATCGATATCGGAAAGATTTAAACGGTCCATGGAAGATACAGTTGATTTCAACAATGAACTCAATGCAGATAGCAATAAGGTTCATAATAACAATGATCAGTATAAGAATGCGATTGTTTATAATGCTAAAGAATTAAACAAGCGTGGTAAAagagataataatacaaaattaacagGCTTTGTCGTACAGAAGGAAAAGTACTACGTACAATATGAGCCAATAGTTCAGAGAAGGAATTTCCCCAAGTGCTACCATGGACACAACGGTAAATATCACGAGAAGAAACTAAAGCATCCGTTTTACAAGAACAGCCAACGTTTAGACGAAATGCTTTATCAAAGTGATGATGGAAAAACTACTATAAAAGATAAagcaaattataaaacaaccaGAAAGCCACAAGAAGATCCTAGatatagaattaaaaataatgattacgTTGAGAAAGATGAGGATTACAATGATGTATTGGATACATTGAATTTTACTATAGCTAAAAATTTCTCAGATATGAGTCCAGATTATTTTGAGAATAAACAAGTAAATATACCGCAGTCGACTATTGAATCTATATTTACACAGACGAA AACACCCAAAGACCCTAATGAAAAGAAATTCGAGTTCGGACGAAAGCTGATGCAAGTTAATGAAGAAGATGAAGAAGCACTAAGATATGATGATTTAAAAGAAGTGTTGGCTGATGATCAGGATACGCATGACGAAACAGACAAGCAAGTTGAAAGAATTAAGCGTAATAAT GACGACAACACACCAACAAACTTCATGAAAACCAACCCGTCGCCCGGTATTTACAATCCCAACTGGAAAGGACCAATGCCATTATATCCAGACGAAATTAACGCCATGATCAAACAAGCGGCCCTTCACAACCTTAACATACAAGTACCAGTTGATACGAAAGATATTAAAATCGAAAAAGACAAAGCGGAACGCGATATAACAGACACAGAGTATGTGGAAGATTATCTTGatgataaatacaataaattagtTAATATGGCACAAGCGTACAGTGATTATGGAGTACTTGATGCTAAGCAGGATATGAATAGTGCAACAACTAAAGGAACAGAGAAACCGGAGGAGGGGATGAAGGTGTTTAGTGATGTTAGGAATGGTCGTATGAAGAAAG GTGGCATTCAATACGATCCAGAGGGCGTGAGAATCGAATACAAACCAGGCACAGTATCACAAAAGAACGATATCAAATGTCTACTGAATTCCATCCGGAAACACATTAGATTTGTAAAACCACACAAAGTTGTTTGTCCCGTTACACCTCATACAAGATCAACAGCAGCTGACAAAGTATACACTCCTGCACAAACAACAGATAACGTAAAAACGCCAAATAAAGAAgcaaataaagttattttcacACTAAAGAAACCGCTGAGATCACTCAAGTCGATTGATGATGAAAAAAAGGAAGTAGTGAAGGCAAATGATACAAATGGTTTTGGTGAATTCTTGGCAATGATGGCGGACTTCTTTTTCTCTATGGCTAATGAGCCTAGAGAGATAAAAGGCAATGCGACAAATTTTAATGT CTCCAAAGAAAGCACAAACATAGTAAACAAGAGTGAAATACTATATCCAATGTACGATTCAGAaatgattgaaaatattggtCATCGATCTAGAGTGCTGATGTCtattgatgataatataacaGCTActgaagaaaataataaaactaatgttGCTCTTCATAATGGAACag ttgCCAATACAACGTTAACATCAGTAAATGGTACGAATAACACTACCAGTGATAATAAAACCCACGAAAATAACAAGACAGTAGTCAAAAGAAGTATTGGTAGTAATTTCATTTTCTGGAACGATCTTTACGATGACGATGAATACGGAATGAAAGTTGATTATCTAGACAATATACTTAGAGGAAAACACGcagcaaaatataattataaagggGCGCTATTGAAATCTAAAGATTGGGTGCaggataaattaaaaactatgaCGGATAAAATACGTGACGATATCAATCAGAAATGGAAACTCGTTGAGGATAGAAAAGATcaaaa GAAACCTAACCCAAATATGCTGCCCCACAAAATTGTGAATGTCCGTCGAATGAGAAGCATTGATAACAATAat ggtgAAGATGACGTTAGAAAGACTTTTGCAATACTAAATGCAAATTTAAAACGTGTATGTAAACAGGCAGCGGAAGCTGTCAGGAATACTAGGAAAATTGAAA CACGTGCAGACAACGAAGAGGGAACACAAGCCACGGGTCTAATGCAGCAACTCGTACGACTCATGTCTGACCTGGTGGATATACAAGTGCAGCAGAAGACGTGTGCAA AACTACCACCAGACCTACGTGACTTTTTAGAATGGCTGACAGCACCGCCAGAGAACAACCCGATTGTAGACAACCTGCCATCTCTCTCTGAATACAGTCACATGTTTCCTGATGGACGATttg AAAAGTCTACAGACTTGTACGATTTACCAACACTAACAGAGGACACGCATCAAGATGACAGAACGGAGTGTTTGGGATCGATCCGCGCTGTCCAGGATCTGATACAGCAGTATGATGGAATGACTGATGAGGACAAG AGCAAAATGGCCGGAGTGAGAGAGTATTTAGAAAATCAGCTGGAGTTCTTAAACAGGAAGTTAAACAGTCTCAATGAATATGAC ACATTCAACTACAAAAAGAGAGAAGTGAGAAATAAACGAAGCCTCAAGAAGCCAAGATTCAGAAGGCTCCTTAACAAATATCTGTTTTACAAGACACCAGACCCAACAACAACACTGAAAGcgaatacaaaaacaaaacacaagcataataaaactaaaaaacacaagaaaaaatataaaaagggtAAAAAAGAAGAATTAATTGCAAAAGGACCGCAAAAGGTTAAAACGGAACACGAGAAATTGGAAGAGGAATTAAAACACTTAAATAATATCGATATTGTTACtaaagaaaatgtaaataaaggATTTGCAGAATacaataatgatttaaattcacaagaagataatataaataatggtgtatattttaatgataaattgGACGCCATTGATACTAAAGTAAGAAATGAAAGAAATCTCAGAGATGTGTATTTTAGAGCGCTAGATGAAGCTAAAAAGACGACTGTGAAGAAGAATGATTGA